The following nucleotide sequence is from Paenibacillus andongensis.
GAGTAGATACATCATGGCCGAACAGCTTCACTTCGCCTTCCTGCGCTTTTGTTAGACCAGTCATGATCTTCATGACCGATGTTTTACCAGCGCCATTGGGACCGAAGAAGCCGTAGATATCGCCTTGCTGCACCGTCATATTCACTTGATGGATGCCGCGCAAATTTTTATAAGTTTTCGTGAGGTTCTTAATTTCTACTACCGGTTTCATGAATGGGCCGCCTTTCAGAATGAAGGAGGAGGTCAACGAGCGTTGAATCCTCCTCTAGTCGTTCTATTAATGTTTCTCTCCCCAGTTTTTGTGGGAATTCTCATCAAACTTCACATTCTCCACTTGTTTTCCGGTCAAATCAATCGTATCCGGCGTTGTCGTGTTCAGACTAGATAGTGACATATCCACACTCAAGACCACATCATGCGCTGCACCCTGAGCATCTTTACCGGAAATATGAATTTGTGCCGTTTGATTCGTAATGTGGTTATCCGCATCCACGCTAGCGTTCATTTCGACCTCATCCATTTTGATGTCCGTTACAAGCTGAGGCAGACTGTTTTTGAGTGTCGTTACATCTACACCAAGGGTATCCGCTTTAGCCGGAATTGGACGGTGACTGTTCTCTGCCGTGCCGTGTTTAATAACCAGCGAGCCAATCGTGTTCACAACAGGTGAAATCTGACTACCGGAAAGTTTGAAATGAATGTCCTTCACATTACCAGGTGCTTCACTCATCGTTACATAGTTCTTCAGGTTGCCAACCAATGCATCGACTACATTTTCCACTTCGCTAATCACTTGCGGGTCAGGTGTATGGTTTGCTTGGTCATGCCCTTTGAACTTGCCTGGCATACCTTCACCTTCCAGCACTTTATACACTTCGGAATCCTCTGTTTTTACAATCTGCTTCCCATCTTGGCTGTAGAAGTGAATCGTTTGCTCATCCGTTCCGCTTTTCACGTTGACTACCGCGCTGCCCGCTTGATCGACGCCAGTGCTCTTGATGGTTGATTTCACATTGAGTAATGAAGCCCCATTGTCTTGTAGAGACACATTCACCTGGCGTGTTACATTCTTCACCGCTGCAGTTTGTTTGAATGCTGATTTGAATGTCTCATACCCGGGAGCGTCTCCCACACCTGCATATACTGAGGTCACTAGCATCATGCTGCCTACCGCAACGCCTAATCCCATCATCGCTAACTTCTTATTCATATCTTATTTCCTCCGCGTATTCATACGCTCTATCTAATTTGGATGCGTTCCTCGCTTCCATGTATTCATCATATCCCCTCCGAATTAACTGCCTCTAAATCACCTATTAACCGTGCCTAAAACAATTCTTAAATTTTTATAAAAAAAGCCTCCAAAACCGCAAAATCTGCGGAGATGAAGGCTTCAAATATGGATCAATAGCTAGTACTGCTGCTCGTATTCTCTCATCTTAAGCATCCCGGAATGGGATAGCTGGATATCTACTTTTATATCGCCTAATTGATAATTTTCCAGCGGTTTCTCACCGTTAGTTGTAAGCTTAGACCACTCCGGAAAAGCTTGCTTATATAGCACATGCTCGAGCTGATAGATATCCGTATCATGCTTTCTTCCCTGCTTAAACGTTTGGTCGATTTCCTCTATGATTTGTTTGGAGATCTGATTTTTCAGCGTACCTTCATCCACATTTTCTATCAATTCGGCAACGACTGCCTTGGCTTCGATATGAATATCGAATAGGGGGTGATCTCCATTCATTCGCGGCGTAATGCGGGCTTTAGGCTTCTGAATAGTAACAGATTGTTTTGCCTCCCCATTTATATAAACGACCATAGGCGTACGGACGGTGCTGTTTTCTAACCAGCGCGCTCCTTTGAACTGATCCTCTGATAGCCATTCCACGTGATTTTTTTTAGCTATCGCATAGACTCCGCTTACTTCTAATTTAGGATCTGGTTTTTCATTTTTCACCCATACATCCTTGCGAATGGCCAAGGTGGGCATCATTACAGTGTTCCCAGGTTCTCTAGTTTGCGCAGCAAACCTGAACAATTTGAGCGGACGAATAAAAGATCGTTGAAGGTAATTATCTTCAGGCTGCATAAGAATAGAGGCCAAAGGGGAGACATTGAAAAAAGGGATGACCGAAAAAATCGTCTCAATCGGCTCATCCGTACTATAAACCCAAGGGGTAAACCTTGTTTCCCCATAGCGTACTGAACTGTCCGTAAATTTGCCTACACCTTGCTTCAGGGCCTCTCTTGTAAAAACATAAGCGCCCACATGCCCCCAAAAGGTTCGCTGCTGTATGGTTTTGTGCAAATGGGCGAACGCCGCACTAACCGTATCCCCTTCCTTTTGTCCGACCCAAATCGCAGGGGTTTGCCCTCCTTTACCGCCCTCCTGTTTAGCCACGCTGGAAAAGTCTAACATTTGACAATACACCACGTAACGACCTTTTTGATAATCGAAGCCTACCGCAGTAATGTAATTCGTGTCTTGGATCGTCTTCATATCCCAACACCCTGTCTGACTAACCAGAAGCAGCATTCCGATGGCCAGTCGTCCTAAACCTTTCGTTATCACGAAGACTCCCCACCTCGGCGCGTGTCATCTTTCGGATGTAATGCTTTCGGTCTTCGCTTCATTTTGCTCCACGGCTTGGCCAAAATGGCAGGGATGATATCCCTAAACTGAGGCGGCGACAAGGGCGACAAGTAAGGAACACCGAACGATTCTAATGTGGATAAATATAAAACGAGCCCCATGAGGGATACCATAAATCCGTAAATACCGAAAATTGTGGATATCAACAAAATCATGATCCGGAGCACGGTAATCGTTCCCGCTAGCGATTGGTTCACTAGGGTGTACATCGATATCGTCGATATGGAGGTCACTACTAATGTTGTAGGGCTCGTGATTCCCGCGCGTATTGCGGCGTCCCCAACAATTAGCCCACCTACAACAGTAACGGTTTGTCCTACCACCTTGGGCAGCCGCGCTCCCGCTTCACGGAACAATTCGAAAAGCAGCAGCATGATAATAAAATCCATCGGACCTGACAAGGGTAATCCTAACCTGGATGTAGCAATAGTGGCTACTAAGGGAAACGGGATTTGGTCCAGATTAAAGGCGGATAGTGAAATCCAAAAACCAGGCAATAATGCTGACACGATCAACCCGCCTATCCGCAATACACGTTCAAACGCGACATAATAGTACGGGGAGTGCACATCTTCGGGGGATTTCAATATATACATCAAATTCGCTGGCGCAATAAGAACCATGGGGGAACCATCCACGATGACCGCGAATCGTCCGCGCAGCAAGCTATCAGCTACATAATCAGGTCTACCCGCATAATCCAAAAGGGGAAAGAATGGGTATTTCGTCCCTGACATCTCTTCTTCTAATTGCGAGCTGCTAATCAGGGCATCAACGTTAATAGCTTGAAGCCGCTGCTTTGCTTCCTGGAGGATATTCGGATTTATTACATCGCCAATATAGAGAAGAGCTACAGAAGTGTTACTTCTCGTCCCGATTTGCTTTTTTTCAATGCAAAGACTACGTGTCAGCAAGCGTTTGCGAACGAGCGCGATATTCGTAACGATGCTTTCTGTAAAGGCGTCTCTTGGACCTTTGATGGATGTCTCTGTACTTGATTCCTCCGGAGAGCGGTTGGGCGGCGCAGAAATATCCAGTGCATACAGCAATTGCGTCTCTTCGAAAAATAAGATCAGCGATCCTGCATACAACGAAACCGTCATCGATTCCATGGCATTAGAACCCGTAATTTCAATCAATTGAAGCATCGTATTCACATCAAGCTTAGACGCACTCATATCCAGTTCATTTTTGAATAGACCTTCAAGCTTAGGCAGAACGAGATTCTCGATATGATCCATATTGGTCATACCTTCACAATACATGAGTATCACTCGCCCCTTCGGATGAGTATCCGATAATCGGTAAGACTTCACGATGACATCGTCAGACAACGCAAACCAATCTCGTAAATCCTGCTCATTCATTAGGCATTCTTCTCCTTTCGTTTCCCCGGCAGGATAGACATCACAAGCAAGACAAGAAGCATGCTTAAACCTACACCAAACATGATGGGATAAAATCTATTTTGAATCAGATGCACCATCTGGTTGTCTGTAATTGGGTACAAGCTCGCCGCTAGAAACAACAGGCTAATCCCTAACAGGACTAGGGTCCTAGTGCGCTTCTTTTGTATACCAATAACATCCACACTAAGAAACATGAACATCGACGTCCGGACACAAGCCCCTGATATCCATTGGAAAATAGACAAGAAATCTAAGTGGGAAATATATTTCCCCAAGGTAATCATGCGCCACTGTTCAAAGGCAGGATACCTTAGATCAGCGGCTTCAAAAGGACCGAATATGGCTATAGCGCCCGTTAACGGTCCAATGGTAAGTCCAATCATACATGCTGCAAGAATGAATAAAGCTGAGAGCCGAATGCGCGTATCTACATGATGCTGGAGGAATAAAATAGCTAGCAGTTCGAAGGAGGCGCCACAAGTTAACATGATGGATGTAAGTGTAGGTCCATAACCGTGTGTAAATAGAGGTGTAAGCAGGCTGTAGTCTTTATTTTGGAAATTAGCTCCCATCACAAAATACCCAAGCAAAACTACTATCGGCAGCAATATGCCTGAGGTGATTGCAATCGCCCGCAACCCAGATCTCGCTGCGAAGAAGCAAAAGAACATAAACAGAAGAGCAATTAAGAATGGCGGTGTTCGAGGTAAATAGGTCACATGTGTCCATGTCACCATATCTTTTATGGTTATTACCGAATGCGCAAAACAAATGGCAATAAGACCTAGTTTGAATGGAAAAACGACCACTTTCCCAAATTTTTGTTTGATCCACTCCATCATATTCTGCTGTTTCGTACGATTAACAACGATATAAAGCAGACATACCCATAGGAGCAAAGGAATCAGAGATAACGCTGCGCCAACCCAGGAATCACGCTTGCCGAAATGAAGCAGCACAGGAATTAATATGACATGGTTCGTAATGCCAATGGATAGGATTAAGATAAAATATAATTGAAGCGCGCTAATTTTCTTGGATCCGGACATAATCTAATCTCCCACATTGGTATTAGGTGGAAACTTTTTATAGTTAAGATTTCCAATTGATGTGGATTTATGCGGTGCGATAAATTAGATTTAGGCGCCTATCGAAATTAGGTCTTCCATCGATTGCAAAAAGAGAAGCGAGGGTGTAAATTTAATGAATAATTACATAGCACGGGAGCTTAGTGAAGGGGTGAGGTGAAGGAATGTTTACGGAAGAAGAAAAGGAAGGCTTGTACAAGAGCATTTATACCAGGAGGGATGTACGAACATTTTTATCGGATCCTATCCCGGAAGAAACGATCATGAAATTGCTAAATGCAGCGCACCATGGTCCTTCAGTGGGATTCATGCAGCCCTGGAATTTCATCATAATCTCCACGGATAAAGTGAAAGAGCGTTTGGCTTGGGCGGCAGATAAAGAGAGACGAGCTTTGGCCATTCACTATGAAGATACGCGCCAAGACGAATTTCTCAATCTCAAGATCGAAGGCATCAAACAGGCCCCAATCACGATTTGTGTGACATGTGACCCAACACGCGGCGGTTCTCATGTTCTTGGGAGAAATTCTATACCAGAAACCGATATCATGTCCGTTGCTTGCGCGATTCAAAACATGTGGCTAGCCGCATGTGCAGAGGGATTAGCGCTGGGCTGGGTAAGCTTCTATAAGAAAAACGATGTGCGAGATATCCTAGGGATACCTCCTCATATTGATCCAGTCGCTTTGCTATCAATTGGATTCACTGAAAATTATCCAGAGAAGCCCATTTTGGAAACTGCCAATTGGGAAAAACGCAGGAGCCTGAGTAATCTGATATTCAGCGAGACTTGGGGACATTCAAAAAGTTGACCGTCCGATCAAAAACCCATGCAAAACCAAGCTGTATCTTTTCGGTTTCCAGCAAGTCAAACAAATAAACTTCACGGTCTGCTGACCAGGCTGCCCAATCTGCCCAGCCCGACCAGCCTCGACCTGCAAAAAGTACATCTCATTTTAAAGGATTTGCCGTTTTCAAGGTACTTACCTGTAAAACCTGCATCTCATTTGCTCAAAAAGCGCCAACAGCGGATAAAGTGATCATTTTAGATGTATCATTTGCAGGTCATCCCCAATCATTCTACTTTTTGTATGTTTTATCATGTATAAAATGCAGGTTGTTCATCCCCTGACAGAAGGTAGTTGCTTACGGACAACTTGTAGCTTTTTGTTTTTTTCCTTTTTGCTTGCCGTACCCCAAAACCCCATGTCAAAAAGCCGCCCTCCGATTCATCGGAAGGCGGTTTTTTGCATTCTATTTTTATTTATTAGAATGTTGCAAGAATGATGACCAACAGAATGTACAATACCAATACGACTGCTGTGTTAGAATATCCAACGCCTGACATGGTTATTCCTCCCTTCTGCCTGCTATAACCTTTTCTTGTTGCTCGATATATCCTATGTCGGGCAGGGCAGATATGTATGGACGAATAACTATTTATTCAGGAGAAAAGGTGTTAATTCACCTAGATAGAACACGTCTAGGTGATGAAGGGCACGGGTACAAGCGGTGTAAAACAGCTTGCGCTCCTTCGCTTCCGCGTAGACAGCCGCCCCGGCATCGTAGAGAATAACCGCGTCGAACTCGAGCCCTTTGGCGAGGTACGCCGGCAGGATCATGACGCCTGCCTCATAGTGCAGCGTCTCTTTGGTGATCCGCGCGAGTCCCGGCAGCAGCGGCTTCAGGCTGGCGTGCGCGCGGCGCGTCTCGCGCTCGGTCTTGCAAATGATCGCGACGGAGCTTGCGCCGCCGTCGCGTCTAGCGATTGCCGCCTCAGCCACGAGGCGGCTGAGCTCGGTCTCGTCCGCCGCGCGTAGCACACGCGGCGTCTCGCCGCTGCGGCTGAACGGCTCGATCGGCTCGCCGCCCGGCAGCACGCGACTAGCGAAATCGACGATTTCGCGCGTCGAGCGGTAGCTCTTGACGAGGCGGATCGTCTCCGTCTCGTCTTCTTTCATCAGCTCGCTAATGGAGCTGTACTCGCTCGTTTGCCCTTCGCCATCCGTACCGCTGCTCGCGTTCGCATGGGTGAAGATCCCTTGATTCCAGTCCCCGAGCAGGGTAAACCGAGCTCGCGGGAACAGCTTCTTCAAGTACGCATAGTGAAACGGCGAGTAATCCTGCGCCTCATCCACGAGACAATAACGGATGGTACCTACGCGCAGTTGCCCCTCAACGAGACCTTTCAAATAGACAAGTGGTGTCGCATCTTCGTAGTGCAGCATGCCCCTAGCAAGCGCGTCAGCGGTAAACGCGCTGATCGTGTCCCAAGCAGCGGGTAAGCGCTGCCCCTCATCGTGCATGAGCTCTTGATGCAGCTCACGATTTGTATAAAGATCTTGATACATCCCGAGCACGTCCACATAAGCGAGCTTGCGCGCCTTCTCCTTAAGAGGAGCAATCGCTTTATGCGCTTTGACCTTGCTCATCTTTTTCATCTCTGGCTCGGTGCCCACATATTTCGGCTCCCGTACCATTTTACGATAAAATCTCTTCTGTACATCCGCTTGAAACTCATCCAGCTTCTCCAGCATCCACTCTGATAATTGTTCCATCCGTTCACCCAGAGCAAGAATGGAGGACTTGCTGTAAAACCGTTCGCTAAGCTCATCGGCGGTAATCAACACTTTCTTACCTACCGATAGATCTTGGAAACGGATTCCGCCACTTTTTAGCTTCTCTCCATAAGCTTCAATGACACTGAGGAAAGCAGCGGACGTTTTGTAATGAATGCTTTGCAGCCGCGCCGCATAGGCGGGATCTTGATCCGTTCCCGTAAGAATGAACTCCAATTGATCGTAGGGATCTTCCAACGTCAAACCGGTTTCGCTTAATTTATGTGTTAAATAGTCTTGGAATGTCGTCTGCTGCATGGTAGCTTCGCCTAGCTCCGGCAGTACGTGAGAGACGTAGTCGCTGAACAGGGAGTTCGGCGAGAACAGAATCATATTGTCGGCGCTTAGCGTCGTCCGATATTTGTAGAGCAAATACGCGATGCGCTGCAGGGCGACAGAAGTTTTACCACTGCCGGCGGCCCCTTGCACGACCAGCACCTTGTGCCGATCATCGCGGATAATTTGGTTCTGCTCGCGCTGGATCGTCGTGACAATACTGTGCATCTTCTCGTCGGCGCTGCGGCTCAGCATCTGCTGAAGCATCTCGTCACCGATGGAGATCCCCGTATCGAACACATCCTGCAGCACGCCGGCTTTGATAATGTACTGGCGCTTGAGCATCAACTCGCCGCTGACATCCATCTCCGGTGTCCGATACGTCGCCGGGCCCGGCGGGTAGTCATAGAACAGGCTCGCAATGGGCGCACGCCAGTCATAAATAAGAATTTCATCCGTTTTGGCATCTATAAAAGATGTCAATCCGATGTAAATCTTCTCGCGCTCCTGCTCACCGCGTTCCTTGAAATCAATGCGGCTGAAATACGGCGCATCGACGACGCGCTGCAGCTTACGCAGCGCATCC
It contains:
- a CDS encoding GerAB/ArcD/ProY family transporter, encoding MSGSKKISALQLYFILILSIGITNHVILIPVLLHFGKRDSWVGAALSLIPLLLWVCLLYIVVNRTKQQNMMEWIKQKFGKVVVFPFKLGLIAICFAHSVITIKDMVTWTHVTYLPRTPPFLIALLFMFFCFFAARSGLRAIAITSGILLPIVVLLGYFVMGANFQNKDYSLLTPLFTHGYGPTLTSIMLTCGASFELLAILFLQHHVDTRIRLSALFILAACMIGLTIGPLTGAIAIFGPFEAADLRYPAFEQWRMITLGKYISHLDFLSIFQWISGACVRTSMFMFLSVDVIGIQKKRTRTLVLLGISLLFLAASLYPITDNQMVHLIQNRFYPIMFGVGLSMLLVLLVMSILPGKRKEKNA
- a CDS encoding spore germination protein, producing the protein MNEQDLRDWFALSDDVIVKSYRLSDTHPKGRVILMYCEGMTNMDHIENLVLPKLEGLFKNELDMSASKLDVNTMLQLIEITGSNAMESMTVSLYAGSLILFFEETQLLYALDISAPPNRSPEESSTETSIKGPRDAFTESIVTNIALVRKRLLTRSLCIEKKQIGTRSNTSVALLYIGDVINPNILQEAKQRLQAINVDALISSSQLEEEMSGTKYPFFPLLDYAGRPDYVADSLLRGRFAVIVDGSPMVLIAPANLMYILKSPEDVHSPYYYVAFERVLRIGGLIVSALLPGFWISLSAFNLDQIPFPLVATIATSRLGLPLSGPMDFIIMLLLFELFREAGARLPKVVGQTVTVVGGLIVGDAAIRAGITSPTTLVVTSISTISMYTLVNQSLAGTITVLRIMILLISTIFGIYGFMVSLMGLVLYLSTLESFGVPYLSPLSPPQFRDIIPAILAKPWSKMKRRPKALHPKDDTRRGGESS
- the bluB gene encoding 5,6-dimethylbenzimidazole synthase — protein: MFTEEEKEGLYKSIYTRRDVRTFLSDPIPEETIMKLLNAAHHGPSVGFMQPWNFIIISTDKVKERLAWAADKERRALAIHYEDTRQDEFLNLKIEGIKQAPITICVTCDPTRGGSHVLGRNSIPETDIMSVACAIQNMWLAACAEGLALGWVSFYKKNDVRDILGIPPHIDPVALLSIGFTENYPEKPILETANWEKRRSLSNLIFSETWGHSKS
- the helD gene encoding RNA polymerase recycling motor HelD — protein: MPIENEERERETQRVASVRTNIQQRIEELRQTVDERRSEATAIGRSFWDDISVNADNADDLIETAASMAQQEHVLQGQERSYRLAQDALRKLQRVVDAPYFSRIDFKERGEQEREKIYIGLTSFIDAKTDEILIYDWRAPIASLFYDYPPGPATYRTPEMDVSGELMLKRQYIIKAGVLQDVFDTGISIGDEMLQQMLSRSADEKMHSIVTTIQREQNQIIRDDRHKVLVVQGAAGSGKTSVALQRIAYLLYKYRTTLSADNMILFSPNSLFSDYVSHVLPELGEATMQQTTFQDYLTHKLSETGLTLEDPYDQLEFILTGTDQDPAYAARLQSIHYKTSAAFLSVIEAYGEKLKSGGIRFQDLSVGKKVLITADELSERFYSKSSILALGERMEQLSEWMLEKLDEFQADVQKRFYRKMVREPKYVGTEPEMKKMSKVKAHKAIAPLKEKARKLAYVDVLGMYQDLYTNRELHQELMHDEGQRLPAAWDTISAFTADALARGMLHYEDATPLVYLKGLVEGQLRVGTIRYCLVDEAQDYSPFHYAYLKKLFPRARFTLLGDWNQGIFTHANASSGTDGEGQTSEYSSISELMKEDETETIRLVKSYRSTREIVDFASRVLPGGEPIEPFSRSGETPRVLRAADETELSRLVAEAAIARRDGGASSVAIICKTERETRRAHASLKPLLPGLARITKETLHYEAGVMILPAYLAKGLEFDAVILYDAGAAVYAEAKERKLFYTACTRALHHLDVFYLGELTPFLLNK
- a CDS encoding Ger(x)C family spore germination protein translates to MITKGLGRLAIGMLLLVSQTGCWDMKTIQDTNYITAVGFDYQKGRYVVYCQMLDFSSVAKQEGGKGGQTPAIWVGQKEGDTVSAAFAHLHKTIQQRTFWGHVGAYVFTREALKQGVGKFTDSSVRYGETRFTPWVYSTDEPIETIFSVIPFFNVSPLASILMQPEDNYLQRSFIRPLKLFRFAAQTREPGNTVMMPTLAIRKDVWVKNEKPDPKLEVSGVYAIAKKNHVEWLSEDQFKGARWLENSTVRTPMVVYINGEAKQSVTIQKPKARITPRMNGDHPLFDIHIEAKAVVAELIENVDEGTLKNQISKQIIEEIDQTFKQGRKHDTDIYQLEHVLYKQAFPEWSKLTTNGEKPLENYQLGDIKVDIQLSHSGMLKMREYEQQY